In a single window of the Drosophila albomicans strain 15112-1751.03 chromosome 3, ASM965048v2, whole genome shotgun sequence genome:
- the LOC117567479 gene encoding dynein axonemal assembly factor 6: MSIFDNPDQLRQLQNLLYPNPSRRRGGVECSSSSSEDEGESLVASKQTPGSIGAQAAGDATKPGGKRKKVNLVATPLVEPEKPQPTTLEEWEEAQEREDADILESRKCPEYTMTYRQAVGTEDVFLQMGQRTGASASCEDLILEIALPDEPMAADKMTLTLLEKEVDLGTALYRLKLPLPHPVDVDRCSAKYDSEQGKLRLTLRLRRELDYVNF; the protein is encoded by the exons ATGTCGATTTTCGACAATCCCGACCAGCTGCGACAGCTGCAGAATTTACTCTATCCGAATCCCAGTCGGAGACGCGGCGGCGTtgaatgcagcagcagcagcagcgaggaTGAAGGCGAATCCCTAGTGGCCAGCAAGCAGA CACCTGGTAGCATTGGAGCACAAGCAGCTGGTGACGCAACCAAACCGggaggcaaaagaaaaaaggttAACTTGGTGGCGACGCCGCTGGTGGAACCGGAGAAACCGCAACCCACTACGCTCGAGGAATGGGAGGAGGCACAGGAACGCGAGGATGCAGATATTCTGGAGTCGAGAAAGTGCCCCGAATACACAATGACCTACCGCCAGGCTGTGGGCACCGAGGATGTTTTCCTGCAG ATGGGGCAACGCACGGGCGCTTCTGCCAGCTGTGAAGATCTCATCCTTGAGATTGCCTTACCAGACGAGCCGATGGCGGCAGATAAGATGACTCTAACCCTGCTGGAAAAAGAGGTGGATCTGGGCACAGCTCTGTACAGACTGAAGCTTCCTCTTCCGCATCCCGTTGATGTAGATCGATGCAGCGCCAAATACGATAGCGAACAGGGCAAGCTGCGGCTAACGCTCAGACTGCGTCGGGAGTTAGACTATGTCAATTTTTAA